The Candidatus Nitrosymbiomonas proteolyticus genome has a segment encoding these proteins:
- a CDS encoding ABC type dipeptide/oligopeptide/nickel transporter, ATP-binding protein, with protein MSDAPLLRVSDVAVEFPVPGGVVRAVDGVSVEVLPGETVAIVGESGCGKTTLARAVLGLQPVVQGTIDLLGQPIEQQRSRIAERVGMIWQDPFASLDPRWPVGKSIREPAAICRQTVDVPSLLLEAGLDPSHESRYPHELSGGQRQRVAIARALALKPPLVICDEPTAALDLSIRAQILNLLKSIQAKSKCAFLYISHDLSTVRFLADRVCVMYLGRFVETGPIQRVFGQPKHPYTKALLDSAPTLEKLQRLPQPLPGELPDPRERFVGCRFAARCANVLDVCRKSDPSPREEGGVTYYCHNPVAAVESNASAGVS; from the coding sequence CGCCCCGCTACTCAGGGTTTCGGACGTTGCCGTGGAGTTTCCGGTGCCCGGTGGGGTCGTTCGGGCCGTCGATGGCGTTTCGGTCGAGGTGCTACCGGGGGAAACGGTCGCCATAGTGGGTGAATCGGGATGTGGCAAGACCACCCTCGCTCGGGCTGTGTTGGGGTTGCAACCTGTGGTGCAGGGAACCATCGATCTGCTGGGCCAGCCGATCGAGCAGCAGCGGAGCCGAATCGCCGAACGCGTTGGGATGATCTGGCAGGACCCGTTCGCCAGCCTCGATCCGCGGTGGCCCGTGGGGAAGTCGATTCGAGAACCCGCGGCGATTTGCAGGCAAACGGTGGACGTGCCCAGTCTCCTTCTGGAAGCCGGCCTCGATCCGTCCCACGAAAGTCGGTATCCCCACGAACTGAGCGGCGGGCAGCGGCAACGGGTCGCCATCGCCCGGGCCCTTGCCCTCAAGCCCCCCTTGGTGATCTGCGACGAGCCGACGGCCGCCCTCGATCTGAGCATCCGCGCGCAGATTCTCAACCTGCTGAAGTCGATCCAGGCGAAGTCCAAGTGCGCGTTTCTTTACATCTCGCACGACCTCTCCACCGTCCGTTTTCTCGCCGACCGGGTGTGTGTGATGTACTTAGGGCGGTTCGTCGAGACCGGGCCGATCCAGCGGGTCTTCGGGCAGCCGAAGCACCCCTACACCAAGGCCCTCCTCGACTCGGCCCCGACGCTCGAGAAACTCCAGCGCCTACCGCAACCTCTGCCCGGCGAACTGCCCGATCCGCGCGAGCGGTTCGTGGGCTGCCGGTTCGCCGCCCGGTGCGCGAACGTCCTCGACGTTTGCAGGAAGAGCGACCCCTCGCCACGGGAGGAGGGAGGCGTAACGTATTACTGTCACAACCCCGTCGCCGCAGTCGAATCAAACGCGAGCGCGGGCGTGTCCTAA
- a CDS encoding phosphate transport system regulatory protein PhoU has product MHSDDLASEPYGHLRHAFSLELQALERDVLEMASMAESMVEEAVESLADLDAERALRTLPKDDEIDERDIRIEDKCLRLIALQHPTATDLRIIGTVMKMITDIERIGDLAVDIAKCGMKIEQLFGNVSYVDVHRIANLAREMLRDALQAFVRRDLDLVVKVCETDDEVDALYRELREQIHSRMTEKPEEVVSASWLLLAIHHVERIADHAVNIAERVHFMVKGQLIQIAKSHKT; this is encoded by the coding sequence ATGCACAGCGACGATCTTGCGTCAGAACCCTACGGCCACTTGCGTCACGCCTTCAGCCTCGAGCTTCAAGCGCTCGAACGCGACGTCTTGGAGATGGCGAGCATGGCCGAATCGATGGTCGAAGAGGCCGTCGAGTCGCTGGCCGACCTCGACGCCGAACGAGCCCTCAGGACCCTTCCCAAGGACGATGAGATCGACGAGCGAGATATTCGAATCGAAGACAAGTGTTTGCGTTTGATCGCGCTCCAGCATCCCACGGCGACCGACTTGAGGATCATCGGCACGGTGATGAAGATGATCACCGACATCGAGCGGATCGGCGACCTAGCGGTGGACATCGCGAAGTGCGGCATGAAGATCGAACAACTCTTCGGCAACGTGAGCTATGTCGATGTGCATCGGATCGCCAACTTGGCCCGTGAGATGCTTCGAGACGCGCTGCAGGCGTTTGTGCGCAGGGATCTCGACCTTGTGGTGAAGGTGTGTGAGACCGACGACGAAGTCGACGCACTCTATCGGGAGCTCCGAGAACAGATTCATAGCCGGATGACCGAGAAGCCGGAAGAGGTCGTCAGCGCTTCGTGGCTCCTGCTTGCGATTCATCACGTCGAACGCATCGCCGACCACGCAGTGAACATCGCCGAGCGCGTCCATTTCATGGTGAAGGGCCAGTTGATTCAGATCGCCAAGTCGCACAAGACGTAG
- a CDS encoding FKBP-type peptidyl-prolyl cis-trans isomerase codes for MSDLSAAVQIGAAMLLSSTPGASAPDGIGGVRDAKPAVPARQGDLVTFHFVVVDPSGKEIANTERRGLPYSIVLGDRPASAVWAEALLGLKPGEERVVMLDSSRFGPAGVPPIVAPSVALTARVKVLSISAVAGSGPGSK; via the coding sequence ATGTCAGACCTCTCGGCAGCGGTTCAGATCGGCGCAGCGATGCTCCTCTCGTCGACGCCTGGGGCGTCCGCGCCAGACGGTATCGGCGGCGTTCGCGATGCGAAGCCCGCAGTCCCGGCGCGGCAGGGCGACCTGGTGACCTTCCATTTCGTCGTGGTAGACCCCTCAGGCAAAGAGATCGCCAACACCGAGCGCAGGGGGTTGCCCTATTCGATTGTGCTGGGTGACCGACCCGCGTCGGCCGTCTGGGCGGAAGCCCTCTTGGGGCTCAAGCCGGGTGAAGAGCGCGTGGTGATGCTGGACTCCTCACGATTCGGCCCTGCGGGAGTCCCTCCGATCGTTGCCCCTTCGGTAGCGCTCACCGCAAGGGTCAAGGTGCTTTCGATCAGTGCGGTCGCGGGGAGCGGTCCGGGCTCGAAGTAG
- a CDS encoding ABC type polysaccharide/polyol phosphate exporter, permease, with product MLAELRELWRFRELLFSLVERELRIRYKNSFFGFLWSLLNPLITVVVITLVFKNFLRNDTPNLSAYILAAYLPFLFFQMAVMDSSQSVLLSLQLVKKIYFPREILPLASILSNLIHLLLALLVFVAYLIVIYIGDPRIPSIQPTILLLPIVILINLTLVVGIGFIVSALNTFYEDVKYIVGVLMYLLFFGCPIFYFSENVWAHSLSRGDGGWSYYLYHLNPVAMLCTAYRKVLVAPQPVKIGDSVYDPLPLDWGLLGIAAALSLALMVFGYWLFIRLKWRFVERP from the coding sequence ATGCTTGCTGAGCTTCGCGAACTGTGGCGGTTTCGCGAGCTACTCTTCAGCCTTGTCGAGCGCGAACTTCGAATCCGATATAAGAATAGCTTCTTCGGCTTTCTTTGGTCATTGCTCAACCCGCTTATCACAGTAGTCGTGATTACGCTGGTATTCAAGAACTTCCTGCGGAACGACACCCCCAACCTAAGCGCGTACATCCTCGCCGCCTATCTGCCGTTCCTGTTCTTTCAGATGGCGGTGATGGACTCGTCTCAGTCGGTCCTGCTCTCGTTGCAGCTCGTCAAAAAGATATACTTTCCTCGTGAAATCCTTCCGTTAGCGTCGATTCTGAGCAACCTGATCCACCTCTTGCTCGCGCTGCTGGTATTCGTCGCATACCTCATCGTCATCTACATCGGTGACCCCAGAATCCCCTCGATCCAACCTACGATTCTGCTGCTTCCGATCGTGATCTTGATCAACTTGACCTTGGTCGTGGGCATCGGTTTCATCGTCAGCGCGCTTAATACGTTTTATGAGGACGTGAAGTACATCGTGGGCGTGCTGATGTATCTCCTCTTCTTTGGCTGCCCTATCTTCTATTTCAGCGAGAACGTGTGGGCGCACTCCTTAAGCCGTGGCGATGGAGGATGGAGTTATTACCTGTATCACCTCAATCCGGTCGCGATGCTTTGCACGGCGTACCGCAAGGTGCTGGTCGCGCCGCAGCCCGTCAAAATCGGCGACTCGGTTTATGACCCTCTTCCGTTGGATTGGGGCCTGCTTGGGATTGCGGCGGCCCTGTCGTTGGCGCTGATGGTCTTCGGGTACTGGCTTTTCATTCGGCTCAAGTGGAGGTTCGTCGAACGTCCATGA
- a CDS encoding ABC-type polysaccharide/polyol phosphate transport system, ATPase component, which yields MSQQPLIEMRDVHKEFLLSHSGVGSIKTLLLWWRRRRLEHFKVLKGVSLSVGRGEAVAVIGRNGSGKSTLLSLIARVYRPTSGEIQVNGRVAPLLELGAGFHPDLTGIENVFFNGVILGLTRKQVAERLDRIIEFSELGGHIDAPVRTYSSGMLARLGFAVAVHVDADALLVDEVLAVGDYAFEEKCYDRIERFKKEQGGILFVSHDMDAVRRVADRCIWLHEGVIRAEGVPDGVIAQYLEAFGDRERAR from the coding sequence ATGAGCCAGCAGCCCCTCATCGAGATGCGGGACGTTCACAAGGAGTTCTTGCTGAGCCACTCGGGCGTCGGCTCGATCAAGACCCTCCTGCTCTGGTGGCGAAGGCGAAGGCTCGAGCACTTCAAGGTGCTGAAGGGGGTGTCGTTGTCGGTGGGCAGGGGCGAGGCTGTGGCCGTCATCGGCCGCAACGGAAGCGGAAAGAGCACGCTGCTCTCGCTGATCGCCCGCGTCTACCGGCCGACCTCAGGCGAGATTCAAGTCAACGGTCGGGTTGCGCCCTTGCTCGAACTCGGCGCGGGCTTCCACCCCGACCTCACGGGGATTGAGAACGTGTTCTTCAACGGCGTGATCTTGGGCCTGACGAGAAAACAGGTCGCCGAGAGGCTCGACCGGATCATCGAGTTCTCGGAGCTTGGGGGGCACATCGACGCGCCCGTTCGCACCTACTCCAGCGGGATGCTCGCCCGATTGGGCTTTGCGGTCGCGGTCCACGTCGACGCCGACGCTCTGTTGGTCGATGAGGTCCTTGCGGTCGGCGACTATGCGTTCGAAGAAAAATGCTACGACCGAATCGAGCGATTCAAGAAGGAACAGGGTGGAATCCTATTCGTATCGCACGACATGGACGCGGTCCGTAGGGTCGCCGACCGGTGTATATGGCTCCACGAAGGGGTCATACGGGCCGAGGGCGTACCCGACGGGGTCATTGCTCAGTATCTCGAGGCGTTCGGGGACCGCGAACGGGCGCGCTGA
- a CDS encoding glycosyltransferase, with protein MRSASDRPDVTVVIVNYNTRAELERCLTAVGKDQRVVVVDNDSQDGSASWVAETHPEVQLIANSQNVGFGTACNQGLDASATSLTLILNADAAPEPGAIEELASVFQDPDVTAAGGRLLDPNGNVQNSTANRLTLWAVFCEQLGLEKLFPNSRVLSPYWTTRRLTEMSEVEQVMGACLMLRTGAARFDERFFLYCEDTELCHRLRQQGKILYVPNAKFRHSLGASSADNRARAVSLYNRGKELYFSLHHGPFAALLCWLIDRLGALARFVAFGLASLLTLFALTGLRKRAALWVKVLSAPVRGPRTPRDTEQ; from the coding sequence ATGCGTTCCGCTTCCGACCGACCCGACGTTACGGTTGTGATCGTCAACTACAACACGCGGGCCGAGTTGGAGCGATGTTTGACGGCGGTCGGGAAGGACCAGAGGGTGGTCGTCGTGGACAACGACTCGCAAGATGGATCGGCGAGTTGGGTCGCGGAAACTCATCCCGAGGTCCAACTCATTGCGAACTCGCAGAACGTGGGGTTTGGAACAGCCTGCAATCAAGGACTCGACGCCTCCGCAACCTCGCTGACCCTCATCCTCAACGCGGACGCGGCCCCCGAACCCGGCGCGATCGAAGAACTCGCTTCGGTCTTCCAAGACCCGGACGTTACTGCAGCCGGAGGGAGGCTGCTCGATCCAAACGGGAACGTACAGAACTCGACCGCAAACCGCCTCACACTCTGGGCCGTTTTTTGCGAGCAACTCGGGCTGGAAAAACTCTTCCCTAACTCGCGAGTCTTGTCCCCCTACTGGACGACAAGGCGGCTCACCGAAATGTCTGAGGTCGAGCAGGTGATGGGGGCGTGCCTGATGCTCCGAACCGGCGCCGCCCGATTCGACGAGCGATTCTTCCTATATTGCGAAGACACCGAACTTTGCCACCGCCTTCGGCAGCAGGGCAAGATTCTCTACGTCCCAAATGCGAAATTTCGCCATTCGCTAGGAGCGAGCAGCGCAGACAACCGCGCGCGGGCGGTTTCGCTCTATAACAGGGGCAAGGAGCTCTACTTTTCACTCCACCACGGCCCCTTTGCGGCGCTGCTGTGCTGGCTGATCGATCGGCTGGGCGCACTCGCACGGTTCGTTGCGTTTGGCTTGGCGAGTCTCCTGACCCTATTCGCTCTGACAGGGCTTCGCAAAAGGGCCGCTCTTTGGGTGAAAGTACTCAGCGCGCCCGTTCGCGGTCCCCGAACGCCTCGAGATACTGAGCAATGA
- a CDS encoding transcription elongation factor GreA, protein MGNSVLLTQEGFERLKQELEELKTAGRRKVAEAIKEAKSHGDLKENAAYHEAKLNQERLEGRIADLEKILQIGRIIERPDDAHDCAHLGSKVTLRDEEFGDTLTVELVGSFEADPDHDKISLTSPLGEALVGRIAGDTVEVETPEGLSRYTIQRLD, encoded by the coding sequence ATGGGGAATTCGGTATTGCTAACGCAGGAGGGTTTTGAGCGCCTTAAGCAGGAACTCGAGGAGCTCAAGACGGCCGGGCGCCGAAAGGTGGCAGAAGCGATCAAGGAGGCGAAGTCTCACGGCGACCTCAAGGAGAACGCCGCCTACCACGAGGCCAAGCTCAATCAGGAGCGGCTCGAAGGGAGGATCGCCGACCTGGAGAAGATCCTCCAAATCGGCCGAATCATCGAGCGACCCGACGACGCCCACGACTGCGCGCACCTGGGTTCGAAGGTCACGCTTCGAGATGAGGAGTTTGGCGACACTCTGACCGTCGAACTCGTCGGGTCGTTCGAGGCCGACCCCGACCACGACAAAATTTCCCTGACATCGCCCCTGGGGGAAGCGCTGGTGGGTCGCATCGCCGGCGACACGGTCGAAGTGGAAACTCCCGAGGGGCTCAGCCGATACACGATTCAAAGGTTGGACTGA
- a CDS encoding quinol:cytochrome c oxidoreductase quinone-binding subunit 2: MNDSPKKSNSGLGAAAAVVGVLGLVGVFVGKAQGMPNVFQSYLLGYLMWLMPTLGFLGIVILVNLVRGRFGYPILGISQAGARLLPAMAILFLPILFFLPDVYPWARPDEVAQNPVLQLRVAFLNPMGFGIRAVIYFAVWVGIAFLLSSWSKRQDQSGESQWEGKRSSFAAGAAVAFVLTVTLAATDWVMSLEPHWYSTIFGLLLVAAQMLTALAIAVAYLAFAKNSKVAVLVKPKHFHDLGTLLFTLVVFWAYLAFSQFLIIWSADLPEEITYFADRNEGPWSAIGGAIVFLHFLAPFLILLSAKVKRTAAFVGGIAVFILVMRVVEMFWFVTPSLHREGPMLNWVDFAAILGVGGIWLFVLLWQYAKEPSPPVYALRQMEQEHA, from the coding sequence GTGAACGATAGTCCAAAGAAGTCCAACTCCGGTTTAGGAGCCGCAGCCGCCGTGGTCGGCGTGCTTGGCTTGGTCGGTGTGTTTGTCGGCAAGGCCCAAGGGATGCCCAACGTGTTTCAGTCCTACCTGTTGGGTTACCTGATGTGGCTCATGCCGACTCTGGGCTTCCTCGGGATCGTGATCTTGGTGAACCTCGTTCGCGGCAGGTTCGGCTACCCGATCCTCGGGATTTCTCAGGCCGGAGCGAGACTGCTCCCCGCAATGGCGATCCTGTTCCTCCCGATTCTGTTCTTCTTGCCCGACGTCTATCCTTGGGCTCGGCCCGACGAAGTCGCTCAGAACCCGGTCTTGCAGCTACGCGTGGCTTTCCTTAACCCGATGGGGTTTGGAATCCGCGCCGTGATCTACTTTGCGGTCTGGGTTGGGATCGCCTTCCTGCTCAGCAGTTGGTCGAAGCGACAAGACCAATCGGGTGAGTCCCAGTGGGAAGGCAAGCGCTCCTCCTTTGCGGCGGGCGCGGCGGTGGCCTTTGTGCTCACGGTTACACTTGCCGCCACCGACTGGGTGATGTCCCTTGAACCGCACTGGTACTCGACGATCTTCGGGCTGCTTCTCGTGGCGGCCCAAATGCTCACCGCGCTCGCCATAGCCGTCGCTTATCTCGCGTTCGCGAAAAACAGCAAGGTAGCCGTCCTCGTCAAGCCTAAGCACTTCCACGACTTGGGCACCCTTCTTTTCACTCTGGTCGTTTTCTGGGCCTATCTCGCCTTCTCGCAGTTCCTGATCATTTGGTCCGCCGACCTTCCCGAAGAGATCACGTACTTCGCTGACCGCAACGAAGGGCCTTGGAGCGCGATCGGGGGCGCAATCGTGTTCCTGCACTTCCTCGCGCCATTCCTCATTCTGCTTTCGGCCAAGGTCAAGCGCACGGCGGCGTTCGTCGGCGGGATCGCGGTGTTCATCCTCGTTATGCGCGTCGTCGAGATGTTTTGGTTCGTGACGCCGTCGCTGCATCGAGAGGGACCGATGCTCAACTGGGTCGACTTCGCCGCCATTCTCGGTGTCGGCGGGATCTGGCTGTTCGTGCTGCTCTGGCAATATGCGAAGGAACCCAGTCCTCCGGTCTATGCCCTTCGGCAAATGGAGCAAGAACATGCCTGA
- a CDS encoding quinol:cytochrome c oxidoreductase monoheme cytochrome subunit — protein sequence MKIHTKVLGSAVFLVLAIGCSKDDMWIQAKAPRLGETAFFQDGQAARMPVEGTVPRGSFSEDTLLHEGLEDGKPAERFPFPVDRKILEAGRVNFDIHCMPCHGKLGNGDGIIVQRGYARPRPLYHPEVLAKPVGELYREFVSGVQKTSQAQPDILAGTGYSLDDVVHPVLSRKLKPEERWEVLAWIRVLQFSGSFDYDSLTPDEQLKLGSQTTTRSDVSER from the coding sequence ATGAAGATTCATACGAAGGTTCTGGGGTCCGCGGTGTTCCTCGTTCTTGCGATCGGATGCAGCAAGGACGACATGTGGATTCAAGCGAAGGCGCCGAGGCTCGGCGAGACCGCGTTTTTCCAAGACGGGCAAGCCGCCAGGATGCCCGTGGAAGGCACCGTCCCACGTGGGTCGTTCAGTGAGGACACGCTGCTTCACGAAGGCTTGGAGGACGGAAAGCCCGCTGAGAGGTTCCCCTTCCCGGTCGATAGGAAGATCCTCGAAGCGGGACGTGTCAACTTCGATATCCACTGCATGCCCTGTCACGGCAAGTTAGGCAACGGCGACGGCATCATCGTGCAACGAGGCTACGCCCGGCCCCGCCCTCTCTATCACCCCGAGGTTCTCGCGAAGCCCGTGGGTGAACTCTATCGGGAGTTCGTGAGCGGCGTCCAAAAGACCTCCCAAGCTCAACCGGACATCCTCGCAGGTACGGGGTATTCGCTGGACGACGTGGTCCACCCAGTCCTGAGCCGAAAGCTCAAACCCGAAGAGCGCTGGGAGGTCTTGGCGTGGATTCGGGTTCTTCAGTTCAGCGGCAGCTTCGATTACGACTCGCTCACGCCTGACGAACAACTCAAGCTGGGATCGCAAACAACAACAAGGAGCGATGTGAGTGAACGATAG
- a CDS encoding quinol:cytochrome c oxidoreductase membrane protein, translating into MKDNAQSPLLLYGLMAQFAEPEEIREAARKAKAEGYSKVEAYTPFVVEGLVDDLGTRDDRVPKLVFAFGMLGALLGFGLQTYAAVIDYPLNIGGRPDFSWPSFIPITFETGVLCAALGAVFGMLAMNGLPRFHHPVFSAEGFDRATDDRFFLCVEASDPKFESESTRKFLEGLGAEAVVEVPIE; encoded by the coding sequence ATGAAGGATAACGCTCAAAGCCCATTGTTGCTCTACGGCCTGATGGCGCAGTTTGCCGAGCCCGAAGAGATTCGGGAAGCGGCTCGCAAGGCCAAGGCCGAAGGCTACAGCAAAGTTGAAGCCTACACTCCGTTCGTCGTCGAGGGCCTCGTCGACGACCTAGGAACCAGGGACGACCGGGTTCCAAAGCTTGTGTTCGCGTTTGGAATGTTGGGCGCGCTTTTGGGCTTCGGGCTGCAAACCTACGCGGCCGTGATCGACTATCCGCTCAACATTGGGGGACGGCCCGATTTCTCTTGGCCTTCGTTCATCCCAATCACGTTTGAGACGGGCGTCCTTTGCGCCGCGCTCGGAGCGGTTTTTGGAATGCTCGCTATGAACGGTCTGCCCAGGTTCCATCATCCCGTTTTCTCGGCTGAAGGGTTCGACCGCGCCACGGATGATCGGTTCTTCCTGTGCGTGGAGGCTTCCGATCCGAAATTCGAGTCGGAATCGACCCGCAAGTTTCTCGAAGGGCTGGGGGCGGAAGCCGTCGTCGAGGTGCCGATCGAATGA
- a CDS encoding hydrogenase: MPTTAPKHPDPVEEPLVQGGHAYGTITEKVAGIPLVPRIPYQWYIAFGFAFVCLLAFLISLTYLLMVGVGIWGVNQPVGWGLDIINFVWWIGIGHAGTLISAILLLMRQRWRTSINRLAETMTLFAVMCAGLFPLAHLGRPWAFYWILPYPNALGMWPNFRSPLVWDVFAVSTYLTVSALFWYVGLIPDLATLRDKRKRGLSKYVFALTSWGWNGTSSHWHRYEAAYLVLAGISTPLVLSVHSIVSLDFAVSIIPGWHTTIFPPYFVAGAVFAGFAMVLTLVLPLRSWYNLKDLITDKHIDWCAKIMLTTGLIVFYGYLVEAFFAWYSGNFYEYMMMKNRWVGPYAPYYWALILCNGVITQALWFPKVRHKVVPLFLVSLAVSVGMWLERFVIVPISLHRDFLPSSWGMYNPTVWDIGIFVGTFAIFIGGMVLFVRFLPMIPMSEIRHLLHHEKHASSEGKHEG, translated from the coding sequence ATGCCTACTACCGCACCTAAGCATCCCGATCCCGTCGAAGAGCCCCTCGTTCAGGGTGGACACGCTTACGGCACGATTACCGAAAAGGTCGCGGGGATCCCGCTCGTGCCGAGGATTCCTTACCAGTGGTACATCGCGTTCGGGTTCGCATTCGTCTGCCTTCTGGCGTTCCTGATCTCGCTGACGTACCTGCTGATGGTCGGCGTGGGAATCTGGGGCGTCAACCAACCGGTCGGCTGGGGACTGGACATCATCAACTTCGTTTGGTGGATCGGTATCGGCCACGCGGGCACGCTCATCTCGGCGATCCTTCTTTTGATGCGCCAGCGATGGCGAACCTCGATCAACCGCCTCGCGGAGACGATGACCCTGTTCGCGGTCATGTGCGCCGGGCTGTTTCCATTGGCCCACCTCGGGCGGCCTTGGGCGTTCTACTGGATTCTTCCCTACCCGAATGCGCTTGGGATGTGGCCTAACTTCCGCAGCCCGCTCGTTTGGGACGTGTTCGCTGTCTCCACCTACCTGACGGTTTCCGCGCTCTTCTGGTACGTGGGGCTGATCCCAGACCTCGCTACCCTCCGCGACAAGAGGAAACGCGGGCTTTCGAAGTATGTCTTTGCCCTCACTTCCTGGGGATGGAACGGAACCTCGTCGCACTGGCACCGCTACGAAGCGGCGTATCTCGTCCTCGCGGGAATCTCGACCCCGCTGGTTCTCTCAGTCCACTCGATCGTGAGCCTCGACTTCGCCGTTTCGATCATTCCCGGCTGGCATACTACGATCTTCCCGCCGTACTTCGTCGCGGGCGCGGTCTTTGCGGGGTTTGCGATGGTGCTCACCCTCGTCCTGCCGCTTCGGTCTTGGTACAACCTGAAAGACCTCATCACCGACAAGCATATCGACTGGTGCGCGAAGATCATGCTCACCACCGGCCTGATCGTGTTTTACGGGTACCTCGTGGAAGCGTTCTTCGCCTGGTACAGCGGCAACTTCTACGAATACATGATGATGAAGAACCGCTGGGTCGGCCCGTACGCCCCGTATTACTGGGCGCTGATCCTTTGCAACGGAGTCATCACTCAGGCACTGTGGTTCCCGAAGGTGCGACACAAGGTCGTTCCTCTCTTCCTTGTCAGTCTGGCCGTCAGCGTCGGAATGTGGCTCGAACGGTTCGTCATCGTTCCCATCAGCCTGCACCGCGACTTCTTGCCGTCGTCGTGGGGCATGTACAACCCGACCGTTTGGGACATCGGAATCTTCGTGGGCACGTTCGCGATCTTCATCGGCGGCATGGTGCTGTTCGTAAGGTTCCTGCCCATGATCCCGATGTCCGAAATCCGGCACTTGCTCCACCACGAAAAGCATGCGTCGAGCGAGGGTAAGCATGAAGGATAA